From Coffea arabica cultivar ET-39 chromosome 2e, Coffea Arabica ET-39 HiFi, whole genome shotgun sequence, the proteins below share one genomic window:
- the LOC113732908 gene encoding uncharacterized protein, translated as MMKRRAFAAVISAFQFGKASGTTVGVSLVSQDRYRKSKLVFYSSAAVTDPMKYPPGYLTNMSNNEINNLEDAVGLYNDMVRMRPLPCVALFNLLLDRIVKMNHYSSAISVFKDMWFLGIPVDEYTLTILINSYCLLERTDLGFCALGLFVKNGSAPTVATFGTLLRGLFRQHMISQAQELFIKIIQEKLCESNVVIFGTIISGLCKAGSTSKAIEFLRVMGKEGRVKPNAIIYSTIIDSLCKDKMVDKAFDLLHEMVEKGIAPDVVTYNCLIQGLCNLGRWREAKVLLTRMKDFHIHLNVITYSIVIDALCKEGEVEAAEDVFQTMIDQGERPNCVTYGALMDGYCLQGRMDEARGVFDTMVANGVVPSSVNYNILINGYFKKTRVDDALHLFEEMQCKGLTPSTDTCNTVLQGLFRVGRSGAARKVFDEMQTTNIMSDFYTYCVMLDGLCKGGHIEEALDLFHKVEVERADLRHVCMYNIILHGLCKIGRLDSARDLFESLSLKGLDPDVSTYTTMIQGLCSKGLLKEAKEFLAKMEESGCSEDRITYNVIVRVFLLGGKYDDALVYLEEMDKRGFPLHSHTFSILLNSVKESENDPSLLKIIQKFVPNMREVFQIGKSGLLFNDSLILVEACSQQAFQKLSWTLQRKFDVIAFRSMLSRSNESLSSSGCMFLLSSYHIVIILGFVQNATSGIRTKKCNGESPGSMLYSEALLVDKYTVKSLVCLEPYNLKCTLGSKNLHSSKSNKLKKGFLLVNLNDPPQTSCCVLFKILAFFSLINNLMVRKTTMMLKRRAFGSIVSISMFQKESAEIGTATSTCTAATFLLPNPYSKPISSFHSAADAMDSPPVVLTNLINNDINNLEEALFLYNDMVRSRPVPYVFHFNQLLSRIVKMKHYSPAICVFKDMYFLSIQVDDYTLNTVINCYCLLNRVDLGFCILGVFFKYGIVPDVTTFNTLLRGLFRQHMVPRAQELFGKIICEKLCEPNGVMFGTVINGLCKAGNTGKAVEFLRVMGKEGRVKPTAIIYTTIIDSLCKDKMVDKALDLLHEMVEKGIAPDVVTYNCLIQGLCNFGRWKEVTKLLTEMNDFHIIRDVFTFGIVIDALCKEGEVEAAEDVFQTMLKQGERPSCVAYGALMDGYCLQDRVDEARRVFDTMVANGVVPSGVNYNILINGYFKKMSADDAVHLFEEMQCKGLTPSTVTCNIVLQGLFRVGRSGAARKVFDKMLMTPIISDRYTYCVMLDGLCKGGHIEEALNLLHKMEIQRLDLKHITMYNIILDGLCKSGRLDGARDLFNSLFLKGLDPDVITYNTMILGLCSKGLLKEAKDFFIKMEENGCSADRITYNVIVQGLLLGGKYDDALVHLEEMDNRGFPLHSHTFSKLLNSLKKSENDPYLLKIIQKFVPNMKE; from the exons ATGATGAAACGGAGAGCTTTTGCTGCTGTTATTTCTGCTTTTCAATTTGGGAAAGCATCGGGTACTACTGTTGGCGTTTCGCTTGTCTCTCAAGACCGATACAGGAAATCCAAATTAGTTTTCTATTCTTCTGCTGCTGTTACTGATCCTATGAAATACCCACCTGGATATTTGACAAATATGAGTAATAATGAGATCAATAATCTGGAAGATGCTGTGGGATTGTACAATGACATGGTCCGGATGAGGCCTCTGCCTTGTGTTGCTCTCTTCAATCTACTCCTTGACCGCATTGTTAAGATGAACCACTATTCTTCTGCGATTTCAGTTTTCAAAGATATGTGGTTTTTGGGCATTCCAGTTGATGAGTACACCCTGACTATCTTGATTAATTCTTACTGCCTCTTGGAACGAACGGATTTGGGATTTTGTGCGCTGGGGCTTTTCGTCAAGAATGGCAGTGCCCCCACTGTGGCCACCTTTGGCACTTTACTCAGGGGACTCTTTCGACAGCACATGATTTCTCAGGCGCAAGAATTGTTCatcaaaatcattcaagaaaaGCTGTGTGAATCCAATGTGGTTATATTTGGAACTATAATCAGTGGACTCTGCAAGGCAGGCAGCACTAGTAAAGCCATTGAATTTCTCAGAGTAATGGGTAAAGAAGGAAGAGTTAAACCGAATGCCATAATTTACAGCACTATCATTGACAGCTTGTGCAAGGATAAAATGGTAGATAAAGCTTTTGACCTTCTACATGAGATGGTGGAGAAGGGAATTGCCCCAGATGTTGTTACCTACAATTGTTTGATCCAGGGTCTTTGCAATCTTGGTAGATGGAGAGAAGCTAAGGTATTACTGACTCGAATGAAGGATTTTCACATTCATCTAAATGTTATCACCTATAgtattgtcattgatgcgctatGTAAGGAAGGAGAGGTAGAAGCTGCGGAAGATGTATTTCAAACCATGATTGACCAAGGTGAGCGACCAAATTGCGTGACATATGGAGCTTTGATGGATGGATACTGTTTGCAGGGCCGAATGGATGAAGCAAGGGGAGTTTTTGACACCATGGTTGCCAATGGAGTTGTTCCAAGTAGTGTCAACTATAATATATTGATCAACGGATATTTTAAGAAGACGAGAGTAGATGATGCTCTACATCTTTTTGAAGAAATGCAGTGTAAAGGTTTAACACCTAGCACTGATACATGCAATACAGTCTTGCAGGGATTGTTTAGGGTGGGAAGGTCTGGTGCTGCAAGAAAAGTGTTTGATGAGATGCAAACGACTAACATAATGTCTGACTTCTACACTTACTGTGTGATGTTGGATGGATTATGCAAGGGTGGACACATTGAGGAAGCACTGGATTTGTTCCACAAGGTGGAAGTTGAAAGAGCGGATCTCAGACATGTATGCATGTACAACATCATTCTTCATGGACTGTGTAAAATTGGGAGGCTTGATAGTGCTCGAGATCTTTTCGAGAGCCTATCTCTTAAAGGACTGGATCCAGATGTTTCAACATATACTACCATGATACAAGGGCTCTGCTCAAAAGGTTTGCTAAAGGAAGCTAAGGAGTTTCTCGCAAAGATGGAAGAGAGTGGTTGCTCGGAAGATAGGATCACGTACAATGTTATCGTCCGAGTTTTTCTTTTGGGAGGTAAATATGATGATGCACTGGTgtatcttgaagaaatggatAAGAGAGGATTCCCTCTTCATTCACATACCTTTTCCATTTTATTAAATTCAGTTAAAGAGAGTGAAAATGATCCTTCTCTTCTCAAGATAATTCAGAAGTTTGTTCCCAATATGAGGGAA GTGTTTCAAATAGGGAAGTCTGGTCTTCTTTTCAATGATTCTCTCATTCTTGTTGAAGCTTGTTCACAACAAGCCTTTCAAAAGCTCTCCTGGACACTTCAGCGAAAGTTTGATGTCATTGCTTTTAG GTCAATGCTTTCAAGGTCTAATGAGTCTCTCAGTAGCAGTGGATGCATGTTTTTGCTGTCTTCTTATCATATTGTAattattcttggttttgttcAAAATGCTACTTCTG GTATACGTACGAAAAAGTGCAATGGAGAATCCCCAGGCTCCATGTTATACTCTGAAGCTCTTCTTGTTGACAAATATACTG TTAAGAGCCTTGTTTGTTTGGAACCCTACAATTTGAAATGCACGTTAGGCAGTAAAAATTTGCACAGCTCCAAATCCAATAAACTGAAAAAGGGTTTCCTTCTTGTAAATTTAAATGACCCTCCTCAGACTTCTTGTTGTGTTCTTTTCAAGATTCTGGCTTTCTTCTCCCTGATTAACAATCTTATGGTGAGGAAGACAACCATGATGTTAAAAAGAAGAGCTTTTGGTTCTATTGTCTCTATTTCTATGTTTCAGAAAGAATCAGCTGAAATAGGTACTGCTACTAGTACTTGTACTGCCGCTACATTTCTCCTTCCAAACCCCTATTCAAAACCCATATCATCCTTTCATTCTGCTGCTGATGCTATGGACTCCCCACCTGTTGTTTTGACAAATCTGATTAATAACGATATCAATAATCTGGAAGAAGCTCTGTTTTTATACAATGATATGGTTCGAAGCAGGCCTGTGCCTTacgtttttcacttcaatcAACTCCTTAGCCGTATTGTTAAGATGAAGCATTATTCTCCTGCTATTTGCGTTTTCAAAGATATGTACTTCTTGAGCATTCAGGTTGATGATTACACCCTGAATACTGTGATCAATTGTTACTGCCTTTTGAATCGAGTGGATTTGGGATTTTGTATATTGGGGGTTTTCTTCAAGTACGGTATTGTCCCTGATGTGACCACCTTTAACACTTTGCTCAGGGGACTCTTTCGACAGCACATGGTTCCCCGGGCGCAAGAATTGTTTGGGAAGATCATCTGTGAAAAATTATGTGAACCCAATGGGGTCATGTTTGGAACCGTGATTAATGGACTCTGCAAGGCAGGGAACACAGGCAAAGCCGTTGAATTTCTCAGAGTTATGGGTAAAGAAGGAAGAGTTAAACCGACTGCCATAATTTACACCACTATCATTGACAGCTTGTGCAAGGATAAAATGGTAGATAAAGCTCTTGACCTTTTACATGAGATGGTTGAGAAAGGCATTGCCCCAGATGTTGTTACCTACAATTGTTTGATCCAGGGTCTTTGCAATTTTGGTAGATGGAAAGAGGTTACTAAGCTGCTGACTGAGATGAATGATTTTCACATCATACGAGATGTCTTTACATTTGGTATTGTGATTGATGCACTATGTAAGGAAGGAGAGGTAGAAGCTGCAGAAGATGTATTTCAAACCATGCTTAAGCAAGGTGAGAGACCAAGTTGCGTGGCATATGGTGCTTTGATGGATGGATACTGCTTGCAGGACCGAGTGGACGAAGCAAGAAGAGTTTTTGACACCATGGTTGCTAATGGAGTTGTTCCGAGTGGTGTCAACTATAATATATTGATCAATGGATATTTTAAGAAGATGAGCGCAGATGATGCTGTACATCTTTTTGAAGAAATGCAGTGTAAAGGTTTAACACCTAGCACTGTTACATGCAATATAGTCTTGCAGGGATTGTTTAGGGTGGGAAGGTCTGGTGCTGCAAGAAAAGTGTTTGACAAGATGCTAATGACTCCCATAATATCTGACCGGTATACTTACTGTGTGATGTTGGATGGATTATGCAAGGGTGGACACATCGAGGAAGCATTGAATTTGTTGCATAAGATGGAAATTCAGAGATTGGATCTCAAACATATAACTATGTACAACATCATTCTTGATGGATTGTGTAAAAGTGGGAGGCTTGATGGTGCTCGAGATCTTTTCAATAGTCTTTTTCTCAAAGGATTGGATCCTGATGTTATAACATACAACACCATGATTCTAGGCCTCTGCTCAAAAGGTTTGCTTAAGGAAGCTAAGGACTTTTTCATAAAGATGGAAGAGAATGGTTGTTCGGCAGATAGGATCACATACAATGTTATTGTCCAAGGACTTCTTTTGGGTGGTAAATATGATGATGCACTGGTGCATCTTGAAGAAATGGACAATAGAGGattcccattgcattcacaTACTTTTTCCAAATTGTTGAATTCATTAAAAAAGAGTGAAAATGATCCTTATCTTCTTAAGATAATTCAGAAGTTTGTTCCCAATATGAAGGAATAA
- the LOC113732907 gene encoding uncharacterized protein translates to MMRRRGFAAAASVYISQFQKASGTIAAATGELAFHSAADATKYPFEGFTNVINNDINKLEDAVGLYNDMVRIKPLPSVIQFTQLLGRIVKMKHYSSAISIFKDMWFSGIPVNEYTLTILINSYCLLERADLGFCALGLFFKNGIVPNAATFSTLVRGLFRQHMIPQGQELFIKIIRERLCEPNGVMFGAVINGLCKVGNTGKAVELLRVMVKEGRVKPNVIIYSTVIDSLCKNKMVDEALDLLHEMVEQGIAPNVVTYNCLTQGLCKFGRWREAKVLLTEMNNFHVVRDVYTFNIVIDALCKEGEVEAAEDVFKTMIEQGERPDCVTYGALMNGYCLQGRMDEARRVFDTMVGNTGKAVELLRVMVKEGRVKPNVIIYSTVIDSLCKNKMVDEALNLLHEMVEQGIAPNVVTYNCLIQGLCNFGRWKEVTKLLTEMNDFHIVRDVFTFGIVIDALCKEGEVEAAEDVFQTMLKQGERPSCVTYGALMDGYCLQGRVDEARRVFDTMVANGVVPSGVNYNILINGYFKKMRADDAVHLFEEMQCKGLTPSTDTCNIVLQGLFRVGRSGAARKVFDKMLMTPITSDCYTYCVMLDGLCKGGHIEEALNLLRKMEVERVDLRHLCMYNIILHGLCKIGRLDSARDLFESLSLIGLDPDVSTYTTMIQGLCSKGLLKEAKEFLAKMEENGCLANRISYNVIVQGLLLGGKYDDALVYLEEMDKRGSPLHSHTFSILLNSVKESENDPSLLKIIQKFVPNMREYSHE, encoded by the coding sequence ATGATGAGACGAAGAGGttttgctgctgctgcttctgTTTATATTTCTCAATTTCAGAAAGCATCAGGCACTATTGCTGCTGCTACTGGTGAATTAGCTTTTCATTCTGCTGCTGATGCTACGAAATACCCATTTGAGGGTTTCACAAATGTGATTAATAACGACATAAACAAACTGGAGGATGCTGTGGGATTATACAATGATATGGTCCGCATCAAGCCTCTGCCTTCTGTTATTCAGTTCACTCAACTCCTTGGCCGCATCGTTAAGATGAAGCACTATTCTTCTGCGATTTCCATTTTCAAAGATATGTGGTTTTCGGGCATTCCAGTTAATGAGTACACCCTGACTATCTTGATTAATTCTTACTGCCTCTTGGAACGAGCGGATTTGGGATTTTGTGCGCTGGGGCTTTTCTTCAAGAATGGCATTGTCCCCAATGCGGCTACCTTTAGCACTTTAGTCAGGGGACTTTTTCGACAGCATATGATACCCCAGGGGCAAGAATTGTTCATCAAGATCATTCGTGAAAGGTTGTGTGAACCCAATGGGGTCATGTTTGGAGCCGTGATTAATGGACTCTGCAAGGTGGGGAACACTGGCAAAGCCGTTGAACTTCTCAGAGTTATGGTTAAAGAAGGAAGAGTTAAACCGAACGTCATAATTTACAGCACTGTCATTGACAGCTTGTGCAAGAATAAAATGGTAGATGAAGCTCTTGACCTTTTACATGAGATGGTGGAGCAGGGAATTGCCCCAAATGTTGTTACCTACAATTGTTTGACCCAGGGTCTTTGCAAATTTGGTAGATGGAGAGAAGCTAAAGTATTACTGACAGAGATGAATAATTTTCACGTTGTACGAGATGTTTATACATTTAATATTGTGATTGATGCACTATGTAAGGAAGGAGAGGTAGAAGCTGCAGAAGATGTATTTAAAACCATGATTGAGCAAGGTGAGCGACCAGATTGCGTGACATATGGTGCTTTGATGAATGGATACTGTTTGCAGGGCCGAATGGATGAAGCAAGGAGAGTTTTTGACACCATGGTGGGGAACACTGGCAAAGCCGTTGAACTTCTCAGAGTTATGGTTAAAGAAGGTAGAGTTAAACCGAACGTCATAATTTACAGCACTGTCATTGACAGCTTGTGCAAGAATAAAATGGTAGATGAAGCTCTTAACCTTTTACATGAGATGGTGGAGCAGGGAATTGCCCCAAATGTTGTTACCTACAATTGTTTGATCCAGGGTCTTTGCAATTTTGGTAGATGGAAAGAGGTTACTAAGCTGCTGACTGAGATGAATGATTTTCACATTGTACGAGATGTCTTTACATTTGGTATTGTGATTGATGCACTATGTAAGGAAGGAGAGGTAGAAGCTGCAGAAGATGTATTTCAAACCATGCTTAAGCAAGGTGAGAGACCAAGTTGCGTGACATATGGTGCTTTGATGGATGGATACTGTTTGCAGGGCCGAGTGGACGAAGCAAGAAGAGTTTTTGACACCATGGTTGCTAATGGAGTTGTTCCGAGTGGTGTCAACTATAATATATTGATCAATGGATATTTTAAGAAGATGAGAGCAGATGATGCTGTACATCTTTTTGAAGAAATGCAGTGTAAAGGTTTAACACCTAGCACTGATACATGCAATATAGTCTTGCAGGGATTGTTTAGGGTGGGAAGGTCTGGTGCTGCAAGAAAAGTGTTTGACAAGATGCTAATGACTCCCATAACATCTGACTGCTACACTTACTGTGTGATGTTGGATGGATTATGCAAGGGTGGACACATCGAGGAAGCATTGAATTTGTTGCGTAAGATGGAAGTTGAAAGAGTGGATCTCAGACATTTATGCATGTACAACATCATTCTTCATGGACTGTGTAAAATTGGGAGGCTTGATAGTGCTCGAGATCTTTTCGAGAGCCTATCTCTTATAGGACTGGATCCAGATGTTTCAACATATACTACCATGATACAAGGGCTCTGCTCAAAAGGTTTGCTAAAGGAAGCTAAGGAGTTTCTCGCAAAGATGGAAGAGAATGGTTGCTTGGCAAATAGGATATCATACAATGTTATTGTCCAAGGACTTCTTTTGGGAGGTAAATATGATGATGCACTGGTgtatcttgaagaaatggatAAGAGAGGATCCCCTCTTCATTCACATACCTTTTCCATTTTATTAAATTCAGTTAAAGAGAGTGAAAACGATCCTTCTCTTCTCAAGATAATTCAGAAGTTTGTTCCCAATATGAGGGAATACAGTCATGAATAA